A single genomic interval of Myxococcota bacterium harbors:
- a CDS encoding prenyltransferase encodes MPSLGTLVRALRAPSLTAGAMPVLTATALVASRGVTLDWLSFALTLLGMLAAQGAVNLVNDYFDDASGLDADPEFTRNPFPLGSRVIQSGALSKRGVARFAAACGGVAVACGLWLNARAPGNTLLVICLGAAVLGYFYTAPPLRIAYHGAGEPVTFLLFGPLAGAGTEYAQTGSVTRAGLVLSCFVGLLAMDILYMHHFPQHDADKRHGKLTPVVRLGPAGAGRLVPLLVALPYAVLGAGIAGGLLPAAALLAFLSLPFGVRAARIALRTPADPKRMTQAFANVFGLHFTGGLLLAGSLLFA; translated from the coding sequence GTGCCGTCGCTCGGCACGCTGGTGCGCGCGCTGCGCGCGCCGTCGCTCACCGCGGGGGCGATGCCGGTGCTGACCGCGACCGCGCTCGTGGCTTCGCGCGGAGTGACTCTCGACTGGCTGAGCTTCGCGCTCACGCTGCTGGGCATGCTGGCCGCGCAGGGCGCCGTGAACCTGGTGAACGACTACTTCGACGACGCCTCCGGGCTCGACGCCGACCCCGAGTTCACGCGCAACCCGTTCCCGCTCGGCAGCCGGGTGATCCAGTCGGGCGCGCTCTCCAAGCGCGGCGTAGCGCGGTTCGCGGCGGCCTGCGGCGGGGTCGCGGTCGCGTGCGGCCTGTGGCTGAACGCGCGCGCGCCCGGGAACACGCTGCTCGTGATCTGTCTCGGCGCAGCCGTGCTCGGCTACTTCTACACCGCGCCGCCGCTGCGCATCGCCTATCACGGCGCCGGCGAGCCGGTGACCTTCCTCCTGTTCGGTCCGCTCGCGGGCGCGGGCACCGAGTACGCGCAGACCGGCTCGGTGACTCGCGCGGGGCTCGTGCTGTCGTGCTTCGTGGGCCTGCTCGCGATGGACATCCTGTACATGCACCACTTCCCGCAGCACGATGCCGACAAGCGCCACGGCAAGCTCACGCCCGTGGTGCGGCTGGGCCCGGCCGGCGCGGGCCGGCTCGTGCCGCTGCTCGTCGCCCTGCCCTATGCCGTGCTCGGAGCGGGCATCGCCGGGGGCCTCCTGCCCGCGGCGGCGCTGCTCGCGTTCCTGTCGCTGCCCTTCGGGGTGCGCGCCGCGCGCATCGCCTTGCGCACGCCCGCCGACCCCAAGCGCATGACTCAGGCGTTCGCGAACGTGTTCGGGCTGCACTTCACCGGCGGGCTCTTGCTCGCCGGCAGTCTGCTGTTCGCCTGA